GGAGGCGAGCTTGATCAGCTCGCGTTCCCGCAGCTCGGGGCTGGCTGCGATGACGGCCTGGCGCTTCCGGGCCGCTTCGCCGCGTTCCCCCACCAGGGCGGAGGCGGACTGGAGGGCCGCGGACACCGCCTCGAACGGCGCGGCGGTCGCGGGGCTCGCGGCGAGGGCCGTGACGAGGACCTCCCGCAGGGGATTGCCCTGGGGGAAGAGGACCTCGCGCTTATCGGCGAAGTGCCGGAAGAACGTCCGCTCCGTGAGCCCCGCCCGCGCGGCGATCTCCTTCACGGTGGTCTGCTCGAACCCCCGCTCGCCGAAGAGATCCAGCGCCGCCTGCTCCAGCCGCCCCCGCGCGTCCGGCTCCCATCGCCCCATGCCCCAGACTCTACGCGATGACAGCAACTGTCATCGCTAGGGGTATCGTGGATGTCATCAACTGACATCAGTCTGGTCGCCACGCCCCGGCCCGCCGGGACGCGGCCCGCTCACGTGGAGGTACTTCCCATGCGCGTCTTCGTCACCGGCGCCTCCGGCTGGATCGGCTCCGCAGTCGTCCCGCAGCTCATCAACGCAGGTCACCAGGTCACCGGACTCGCCCGGTCGGACGCCTCCGCCGCCGCTCTCGCCGCCGCCGGGGCCGAGCCGGTCCGCGGCACTCTCGACGACCTCGACACGCTGCGGAGCTCCGCCGCCGCGTCGGAGGGCGTGATCCACCTGGCGTTCAAGCACGACATCGCCTTCACGGGAGACTTCCAGGGCGCCGCCGACGCGGACCGCCGCGCCGTCGAGGTGATCGGCGAGACGCTCGCGGGCTCCGGCCGGCCGTTCGTCATCAC
Above is a window of Streptomyces sp. NBC_01803 DNA encoding:
- a CDS encoding TetR family transcriptional regulator — translated: MGRWEPDARGRLEQAALDLFGERGFEQTTVKEIAARAGLTERTFFRHFADKREVLFPQGNPLREVLVTALAASPATAAPFEAVSAALQSASALVGERGEAARKRQAVIAASPELRERELIKLASLAAALADALRRRGVADPAASLAAETGVAVFRIAFGRWATEGDGRDLPHLVRDTLDELRAMIAGD